The Phragmitibacter flavus genome contains a region encoding:
- a CDS encoding 3-keto-disaccharide hydrolase: MRLSLLLFLLGTFALIAAPKPPDAPKPPPPKAYDNPASTDDDFIIQGEYTGTAPDGGKFAVQIIALGDNTFEAVSYHGGLPGEGWDGDKSKIDRRQGSRNPGDTTVIFRSEEYVGEVDGNKIFVTDPHGKSLMELDRVTRESPTLNATPPTGAQVLFDGKDINRFIKSNVTEDGLLTQGATSTDLFNDFSLHLEFRLPYTPTGRGQKRGNSGIYLQGRYEIQMLDSFGLEGKDNECGGLYKIAVPKVNMCYPPLSWQTYDIDFTAAKFDAEGKKTANAKVTVKHNGVLIHENQEIPGPTGSSPIKTETPTPGPIYLQNHGDPVRYRNIWLRS, encoded by the coding sequence ATGCGCCTCTCCCTGCTCCTCTTTCTTCTCGGCACCTTCGCTCTCATCGCCGCCCCTAAACCGCCAGACGCTCCCAAACCACCGCCACCCAAGGCCTACGACAATCCCGCCAGCACCGACGACGACTTCATCATTCAGGGCGAATACACCGGCACCGCTCCCGACGGCGGCAAATTCGCCGTCCAAATCATCGCCCTCGGCGACAACACCTTCGAAGCCGTCTCTTATCATGGTGGTCTCCCCGGCGAGGGCTGGGATGGCGACAAATCAAAAATCGATCGCCGCCAGGGCAGCCGCAATCCCGGCGACACCACTGTCATCTTCAGGTCCGAAGAATACGTCGGTGAAGTCGACGGCAACAAGATCTTCGTCACCGATCCCCACGGCAAAAGCCTCATGGAGCTCGACCGCGTCACCCGTGAATCCCCCACCCTCAACGCAACCCCTCCAACCGGTGCCCAAGTTCTCTTCGACGGCAAAGACATCAACCGCTTCATCAAATCCAACGTCACGGAAGACGGTCTCCTCACGCAAGGCGCCACCAGCACCGACCTCTTCAACGACTTCTCCCTCCATCTCGAATTCCGCCTCCCCTACACCCCCACCGGGCGCGGCCAAAAACGCGGTAACAGCGGCATCTACCTCCAGGGACGATATGAAATCCAGATGCTCGACAGCTTCGGCCTCGAAGGCAAAGACAACGAATGTGGCGGCCTCTACAAAATCGCCGTTCCCAAAGTCAACATGTGTTACCCGCCCCTCAGCTGGCAAACCTACGACATCGACTTCACCGCCGCGAAATTCGATGCCGAAGGCAAAAAGACCGCCAACGCCAAAGTCACCGTCAAACACAACGGTGTCCTCATTCACGAAAACCAGGAAATTCCCGGCCCCACCGGGTCCTCCCCCATCAAAACCGAAACTCCCACCCCTGGTCCCATTTACCTACAAAACCACGGCGACCCGGTCCGCTACCGCAACATCTGGCTCCGATCATAA
- a CDS encoding DNA alkylation repair protein, translated as MKKKGATTVETEWTARQLEEAVATILIWLEEHRSDNVRAGMARYAIPAEKALGISVGDLRRYAKLLGRDQRLSEALWKTDVYEARMLAVFVGDPLKVSAKVMDEWCGDFDSWAICDTACFHLFDQTPHALKKIFKWAKEKGEFQKRAAFALLASAGDLSVEENLRCLPLIGKAAGDERNFVKKGVSWALRAMGSRHATLHAAALEMAERLVESESASARWIGRDALRFLKSAATLRRLEAKSRASRVAV; from the coding sequence ATGAAAAAGAAGGGAGCAACTACAGTCGAGACGGAATGGACCGCCAGGCAGCTTGAAGAAGCGGTGGCAACGATCCTGATTTGGTTGGAGGAGCATCGCAGTGACAACGTGCGTGCGGGGATGGCGAGATATGCAATTCCTGCGGAGAAGGCGTTGGGAATTTCGGTCGGTGACTTGCGGCGATATGCGAAGCTGTTGGGGCGGGATCAGAGGTTAAGTGAGGCGCTATGGAAAACGGATGTTTATGAGGCGAGGATGCTAGCCGTTTTTGTGGGTGATCCCTTGAAAGTAAGTGCGAAGGTGATGGATGAGTGGTGTGGGGATTTTGATAGCTGGGCGATTTGCGACACGGCCTGTTTTCATTTGTTTGATCAGACGCCGCATGCGTTGAAGAAGATTTTTAAGTGGGCGAAGGAGAAAGGGGAGTTTCAGAAAAGAGCGGCGTTTGCGTTGCTGGCGAGTGCGGGAGATTTGTCGGTGGAAGAGAATTTGAGGTGTTTGCCGCTGATTGGGAAAGCGGCGGGTGATGAGCGGAATTTTGTGAAGAAAGGGGTAAGTTGGGCGTTGCGGGCGATGGGGAGTCGGCATGCAACGTTGCATGCGGCGGCGCTTGAAATGGCCGAACGGCTGGTGGAATCGGAAAGTGCGTCGGCGCGATGGATTGGAAGGGATGCGTTGAGATTTCTGAAGAGTGCGGCGACGTTGAGGCGATTGGAGGCGAAATCGCGGGCGAGCAGGGTGGCGGTGTGA
- a CDS encoding sigma-54-dependent transcriptional regulator, whose translation MHPVLIIEDEAALAAALGQFIQRFQMHPILCASAAMGLQKLNQTTPSLVILDIGLPDNNGLEVLNTIRLDHPDLPVLIITAHGNLHNAVEARKRGASAYLVKPLDLHELQQTLHSILPSPTTLPPATTTALSELPQLVGNSPAMQPAFAAIAHAISSSSPVLITGPTGIGKSLAAKVIHHHSPRQQQPFITLSCASLPETLLEAELFGHEKGAFTGALTTKTGHLERAAGGTLFLDEIAEIPLSIQVKLLRFVEEKTFTRVGGRDDLSVDLRLIAATNQNLNRAVAEKRFREDLYYRLRVLEVPLPPLADRLGDLPILCQNLLHHISPHRPITLTAETLTLLKNHPWPGNVRELRNVLEYAVSTSTSNILHPAHLPRELRHPLPPSSDLIDQALHQWLDTRLTANNDNSDPASYDSLHDELENRLLAALLPRYEHKPTLLARALQMNRATLRKKLALNSTDAD comes from the coding sequence ATGCATCCCGTTCTCATCATCGAAGACGAAGCCGCCCTCGCCGCCGCCCTCGGCCAGTTCATCCAGCGCTTCCAAATGCATCCCATCCTCTGCGCCTCCGCCGCGATGGGCCTGCAGAAACTCAACCAAACCACCCCATCCCTCGTGATCCTCGACATCGGCCTTCCTGACAACAACGGCCTCGAAGTCCTCAACACCATCCGCCTCGACCATCCCGATCTCCCCGTTCTCATCATCACCGCCCACGGCAACCTTCACAACGCCGTCGAAGCCCGCAAACGCGGCGCATCCGCCTACCTCGTCAAACCCCTCGACCTCCACGAACTCCAACAAACCCTCCACTCGATCCTCCCCTCTCCCACCACCCTTCCCCCTGCAACCACCACCGCCCTTTCCGAGCTTCCTCAACTCGTCGGCAACTCTCCGGCCATGCAACCCGCATTTGCCGCCATCGCCCACGCCATCTCCTCATCCTCCCCCGTCCTCATCACTGGCCCCACCGGGATCGGCAAATCCCTCGCCGCCAAAGTCATCCACCACCACAGCCCTCGTCAGCAGCAACCCTTCATCACCCTCTCCTGCGCCAGCCTCCCTGAAACCCTTCTCGAAGCCGAACTCTTCGGCCACGAAAAAGGAGCCTTCACCGGAGCCCTCACCACCAAAACCGGCCACCTCGAACGTGCCGCCGGTGGCACCCTGTTCCTCGACGAAATTGCCGAAATCCCCCTCTCCATCCAGGTCAAACTTCTCCGCTTCGTCGAAGAAAAAACCTTCACCCGCGTCGGTGGTCGCGACGACCTCAGCGTCGACCTCCGCCTCATCGCCGCCACCAATCAAAACCTCAACCGCGCCGTCGCCGAAAAACGTTTTCGCGAAGACTTGTATTACCGCCTGCGTGTCCTCGAAGTCCCCCTCCCCCCCCTCGCCGACCGCCTTGGCGATCTCCCCATTCTCTGTCAAAACCTTCTCCATCACATCAGTCCCCACCGACCCATCACCCTAACCGCAGAAACCCTCACCCTCCTCAAAAATCACCCCTGGCCCGGCAACGTCCGCGAACTCCGCAACGTCCTCGAATACGCCGTCAGCACCTCCACCAGCAACATCCTCCATCCTGCCCACCTCCCTCGCGAACTCCGTCACCCACTTCCCCCCTCTTCCGATCTCATCGACCAAGCTCTCCATCAGTGGCTCGACACCCGGCTCACCGCTAACAACGACAACAGCGACCCCGCCAGCTATGACTCTCTTCACGACGAACTCGAAAACCGACTCCTCGCCGCCCTCCTCCCCCGCTATGAACACAAACCCACCCTGCTCGCCCGCGCCCTGCAAATGAACCGCGCCACCCTCCGCAAAAAGCTCGCCCTCAATTCCACCGACGCCGACTGA